A stretch of DNA from Corallococcus silvisoli:
GGAGCCGGCCCGCGAGGTGCGCGTGGCGGACCACCTGCTGGGCGCGGAGGCGCCGGGCGCGCCGGCCGCGTGCGAGCGGGCGGGAGACTGGTTCGCGGCGCGCGGCGAGTGGCGCGCGGCGGTGGAGTTCTACCGCTGGGCGCTGGGCCGCGCGCCTGGCGCGACGGCGACGGTGGTGCGCTGGCAGCTGGACGTGCTCGCGCGCGCGGCGGAGTGCCTGACACACGCGGAGCCCGCGGCCGTGGATGGGCTGGTGACGCCGTGGCTGGACCGCGTGCCGGTGATGCAGACGCCCGGCCCGTGGGCGGAGGCCGCGCGCAGGCTGGCCACCGCGGAGCTGAAGCTGGGGCGCGTGGAGGACGCGGAGGTGCGCCTGAGCATGGCGCAGGGGCCGGCGGGCGCGGACCCGGAGGTCGAGGCCCGCGTGCTGGGGGAGCTGGCGCGGGTGCGCGAGGCCAAGGGCGAGACGACGGCCGCGGTGGAGCTGCTGGCGCGGGCCTTCCAGCGCATGGGCAGCCGGACCCCTCGGGCGCCGGACTTCTACTGGGAGCACTACCTGCTGCTGGGGCGGTTGCAGCAGCGGCTGGGGCAGCTGGACCGGGCGCGGGTGGCCTTCACGCGCGCGGCGGAGCAGTCCCGGTCGGTGGGCAGCGCGGTGGGACAGGCGCGGGCGCTGTCGCAGCTGGCGGGTCTGCGCGTCCTCTCCGGCGAGCCGGGCCAGGCGCTGGCGGACCTGGAGCGCGCGCTCACCCTGGCCGAGCAGGGCGGCGACGCGCAGGAGGCGGCGCGCATCCACTTCAACGCCGGGCGCCTGCTGGTGGTGGGAGGCCGGGGCCCGGAGGCCCGCGAGCGGCTGGAGCAGGCGAGGGAGCGCGCCCGGGTGGCGGGATGGCGGGAGGGGGAGGCCCTGGCCGCGCAGGTGCTGGAGACGATGGAGGCCCGCACGCCCCGCCGCTGAAGTGGGCAAAAGGCGTCAGCAGGCGTGCAGGCGGCAGGACTTCGTCGCCCGGGGGCGCGGTTTTCCCGCTCCCGGGAGGGTCTGTCGATAGACTCACGTCTCCCCCATTCGCCCGCGTGCCTGCCTTCGTGAAGACCTCACGTCCCTTCTCCTTTTCCCTGTTGGGTCTCCTCTCGCTGGGCGTGCTCGGCGCGTGTGGCCCGTCGCCCACGACCATCACGCTGGAGCCGCCCGAGCTGCGCTACCTGCGCACGCAGGGGCAGAACCTTCCGCTGAACTACACGGTGCTGGACGCGGATGGACGCAAGATGATGGACGCGCGGCTGCGCTGGACCAGCTCCGCGCCGGAGGTGGCCTCCGTGCAGGAGGACGGCACGGTGGTGGCGCGCAAGTCCGGGAAGACCATCATCGGCGTGCAGGGCGGGCGGGCGAAGGCGGCGCTGCCGTTGGACCTCACCATCCTCGCCTCGCTGGACGTGCGCGCGCCGGGCGCGGACTTCGTGGAGGTGGGGCGCACCATCAAGCTGCGCGTGGTGGCGCGAAACGAGGCGGGCCACGTCATCGCGGACGCCGCGCCCCTCTTCCGCTCCAGCAACGACGAGGTGGCGCGCGTGGAGAACGGCGAGCTCATCGCCGCGTCGGCGGGCGTGGCCACCGTCACCGCGACGCTGGGACACCTGAACCGCGCCATCGCCGTGCAGGTGGTGCCGCCGGACTTCTCCCGCCTGGGCCTGAACCTCACCTCGTACACCTTCAAGAAGAAGGGCCAGTCGGTGATGGTCCAGGCGAAGGCGTACAACCGCAACGGCGTGGCGTTGGACCGCGTGCCGCTGGAGTGGTTCAGCTCGAACTCGGCCGTGGTGACGGTGTCGCCCGAGGGCCGCGTGACGGCCGTGGGCCCGGGCCGCGCGGTGGTGTCGGTGGTGGCCGGCCGGCGCCGCACCGCCGCGGACTTCATCGTCGAGTAGCGCCCGCGGACCCGGCCCGCCGCCCTGGAGCGGCGGGCCCGGCGACTAATTCTTCGGCGCGGGCGTCTTGGGGGGCGCCGGGCGCTTGCCGCGGCCCTTCTTGGAGGCGGCCTCCGCGTCATCCGGGCAGGGCGGGCGCGGGCCGTCGGACGGCGGCTGGATGGTGAACTCGACGCGGCGGTTGAGGGCCATGCCCTCCTCGGAGGCGTTGTCCGCCACCGGCATGCTGCGCCCGAAGCCCTGCGAGCACACGCGCTCCGCGGCGACGCCGCTCTCGATGAGGAAGCGCTTCACGCTGGCGGCGCGGCGCTTGGACAGCTCCAGGTTGTACTGGTCGCTGGCGCGCGAGTCGGTGTGGCCCTCGATGAGGATGCGATCCATCGCCGGGTTCACCTCCATCACCCGGGCGACCTCCTCCAGGACGGGGTAGGACTCGGAGAGGATGACGTCCTGGTCGGTGGCGAAGTTCACCTGCTCCAGGATGACGATCTTGTTGCCGGACGTGCGCGCGAGCGGACAGCCGTCACGGCCGCGCTTGCCCATGGGGACGTCCGGGCACTTGTCGATGCGGTCCACCACGCCGTCGGAGTCCGTGTCGATGTCCGGGCAGCCGCTGTTCTCCACCGGGCCCGCGACGTCCGGGCAGCGGTCCTTCTCGCCAATGACGCCGTCGCCGTCGGGGTCCACGGGCGGCGGGGGCGGCGGAGGCGGAGGCTGCGGATCCTTGAAGCGCTCGATGGCCTCCCACTCGCGCGTCTTGGCGGGCACCCAGATGATGGACGTGAAGAAGCTCAGGTTCGGCGACGCCAGGGAGCAGCCGCAGCCCAGGCCGCCGCCGAAGGTGAAGGTGACGCCCAGGGAGCTGTACCAGCGCAGGCCGATGAGCAGCTCCGCGGGGATCTGCCGCTCCTGGCCGGGCTCCTTCTTGAGGCCGAAGGCGCCGTTGACCATGCCGAGCGCGGTGATGCCGCTGCCGCGCAAGAGGGGCACCTCGGTGCCCAGGCCGAAGGGCGCCATGTCCCCCAGGCGCACGCCGCTGAAGATGCGGTCCGGCCGCTTCCAGAAGCCGCCGTTGAAGGCCAGGAGGATGCCGGACTCGAAGCGGTAGTCGAGCACCAGGCCCGGCGCCCAGGTGAGCTCGCCGTCGCCCGCGAAGGCATCCTGCACGCCGGTGGGGAAGCTGACGTTGAGCGTGAGCGCGGCGCCCCAGCCATGGCCCTCCGCGGGGCGGCGCAGGCCGGGGATGGCCACCTTGCCGGTGAGGCGCAGGTCGCCCAGGGCGAAGCTCTGGACGGCGCCCTCCGTGCCGATGACCTCCAGGTTCTGGCCGCCCTGGAGGAGCACGAGGGGCATGTCCACGCCCACCTCGGCCCAGTCGAAGAGGCCCACCGCGGCCATGACGTCCAGCTGGAGCCGGTTGCCCACGAGGCTGATGGAGCCCAGGTCTCCGTCCTTGGGGACGAGCGAGAGCGGGTTGAGGGAGTAGCTGAAGTAGGGCCCGGCGGCGACGGACAGGTGCGACAGGGGCCGGGACTGGGTGACCATCACCAGGTCCTGCGGCGCTCCGGAGGGGCGGAAGACCTGGATGTTGAAGCGCGGATCCGGCGCGGCGCTGGCGGCGGCGGACAGGCCCAGGGCGAGCAGGAGCGCGAGGAGCGGCGTGCGGGAGGGCTTCATCGGACGCGGCGGGCGGAGCGCAGGAAGAGGAAGCCCAGGGCGAGGGTGAGCAGCATGGCGGTGCTGCCGGTGGGGGTGTCCTCGGCGGTGGTGCCGCAGCAGAAGGCGCCGCCCTGGGGCTCGGTGCCGGGCTTGCGGCGTCCGCGCTCGCACTGCTGGGTCTGGGCGGAGCAGAACTCGACGCCCAGGCAGTCGCCGCTGTCGGTGCAGGACTCGAGGCAGCGGTTGGTGCTCAGGTCGCAGGTGCCGCCGCAGGGGCAGTGGGCGTCGGCGAAGCACTCGACGCACGCGGTGCCATCGCAGACGAGGTTCTCGGCGCACGTCACGGCGCAGGCGCCGGTGTTGGAGCAGGTGCGGGTGGTGGGGTCGCAGGTGCCGCTGCCGCAGTCGGAGTCGTTGACGCAGCCCACGCAGACGCTGTTCTGCACGGTGCCGTCGGAGAGGCAGAACGGGGTGGCGCCGTCGCACGCATCGCAGCGGGAGCCGCAGCGCTTGTCGGTGGTGCACGAGCTGCATTCACCGCTCAGGCAGAACTGGCCGTTGCCGCATTCCAGGTCGTTGCGGCACTGCACGCAGACCTGACCGTCGAGGCAGAAGGGGCGCTCGCCGGGGCACCTGGCGCAGCCGGGGCCGCAGCGGTCGGAGGTGTTGCACTGGGGGAGGGTGTCGACGCAGGCGCCATTGAGGGTGTCGCAGCGCTTGCCGCTGGCGCACTGGCTGTCGGTGGTGCACTCGACGCAGGACGGCGGGGCGCCGGGGGTGGGCGCGGCGCA
This window harbors:
- the traB gene encoding outer membrane exchange protein TraB translates to MKPSRTPLLALLLALGLSAAASAAPDPRFNIQVFRPSGAPQDLVMVTQSRPLSHLSVAAGPYFSYSLNPLSLVPKDGDLGSISLVGNRLQLDVMAAVGLFDWAEVGVDMPLVLLQGGQNLEVIGTEGAVQSFALGDLRLTGKVAIPGLRRPAEGHGWGAALTLNVSFPTGVQDAFAGDGELTWAPGLVLDYRFESGILLAFNGGFWKRPDRIFSGVRLGDMAPFGLGTEVPLLRGSGITALGMVNGAFGLKKEPGQERQIPAELLIGLRWYSSLGVTFTFGGGLGCGCSLASPNLSFFTSIIWVPAKTREWEAIERFKDPQPPPPPPPPPVDPDGDGVIGEKDRCPDVAGPVENSGCPDIDTDSDGVVDRIDKCPDVPMGKRGRDGCPLARTSGNKIVILEQVNFATDQDVILSESYPVLEEVARVMEVNPAMDRILIEGHTDSRASDQYNLELSKRRAASVKRFLIESGVAAERVCSQGFGRSMPVADNASEEGMALNRRVEFTIQPPSDGPRPPCPDDAEAASKKGRGKRPAPPKTPAPKN
- a CDS encoding Ig-like domain-containing protein, encoding MKTSRPFSFSLLGLLSLGVLGACGPSPTTITLEPPELRYLRTQGQNLPLNYTVLDADGRKMMDARLRWTSSAPEVASVQEDGTVVARKSGKTIIGVQGGRAKAALPLDLTILASLDVRAPGADFVEVGRTIKLRVVARNEAGHVIADAAPLFRSSNDEVARVENGELIAASAGVATVTATLGHLNRAIAVQVVPPDFSRLGLNLTSYTFKKKGQSVMVQAKAYNRNGVALDRVPLEWFSSNSAVVTVSPEGRVTAVGPGRAVVSVVAGRRRTAADFIVE